A region of Notolabrus celidotus isolate fNotCel1 chromosome 4, fNotCel1.pri, whole genome shotgun sequence DNA encodes the following proteins:
- the anxa11a gene encoding annexin A11a, with protein sequence MSYPGYPPQAGGYPPQPGAYPPQAGGYPPQAGGYPPQAGGYPPQAGGYPPQAGGYPPQAGGYPPQAGGYPPQAGGYPPQAGGYPPQAGGYPPQAGGYPQAPPAGSWGGGPAGGYPSIGLNSLSQPGYNAGMPGGGMPQPQGPGMGYPGQPGQPMPGYPQAPSPNPPMPGYGGAPAQAPMYPKVPSPNPSMPGYGGGGGGSMPIAPAINRGFRGTIRDFPGADPLKDVDVLRKAMKGFGTDEQAIIDILGSRSNKQRVPMLRAYKTSYGKDLIKDLHSELSGDFRKLVMATLKSPAEFDAYELNSAIKGAGTDEACLIEILSSRSNAEIKEINRIYKQEYKKTLEDAITGDTSGHFRRLLVSLAQGNRDEREHVDVSVAKQDAQALYSAGENKLGTDESKFNAILCARSKSHLRAVFLEYQHMCGRDIEKSINREMSGDLESGMLAVVKCIKNTSAYFAERLYKAMKGAGTKDKTLIRIMVTRSEVDMLDIRQEYIKNYGKSLYTHISGDTSGDYKKLLLKFCGGSD encoded by the exons aTGAGCTACCCTGGATACCCCCCTCAGGCAGGTGGATACCCACCTCAGCCTGGAGCTTACCCTCCTCAAGCAGGCGGCTACCCACCACAGGCTGGTGGCTACCCTCCCCAGGCTGGTGGCTACCCTCCCCAGGCTGGTGGCTATCCTCCACAGGCTGGTGGCTACCCTCCCCAGGCTGGTGGCTACCCTCCCCAGGCTGGTGGCTACCCTCCCCAGGCTGGAGGCTACCCACCACAGGCCGGAGGCTATCCTCCACAGGCTGGAGGCTACCCACCACAGGCTGGGGGCTACCCACAGGCTCCACCAGCAG GCAGCTGGGGAGGGGGTCCTGCTGGTGGGTATCCCTCCATTGGTCTTAACAGTTTATCCCAACCTGGATACAATGCTGGCATG CCAGGAGGGGGCATGCCCCAACCCCAAGGCCCAGGGATGGGCTACCCAGGTCAGCCTGGCCAGCCAATGCCAGGATACCCACAGGCACCATCACCCAATCCACCCATGCCTGGATATGGAGGAGCACCAGCACAAGCACCAATGTATCCAAAGGTCCCTTCACCAAATCCGTCCATGCCAGGttacggaggaggaggaggaggatccatGCCAATAGCTCCAGCTATTAAT AGAGGATTCAGGGGAACCATCAGAGACTTTCCTGGAGCTGATCCACTCAAAGACGTTGATGTCCTGAGGAAGGCCATGaagggttttg gaACTGATGAGCAAGCCATCATTGACATACTGGGGAGTCGCTCCAACAAGCAGCGTGTGCCTATGCTCCGCGCCTACAAAACCTCCTATGGGAAG GATCTGATAAAGGACCTGCATTCAGAGCTGTCTGGAGACTTCAGGAAGCTTGTCATGGCCACATTGAAGAGCCCGGCTGAGTTTGATGCCTATGAGCTCAACAGTGCCATAAAG GGAGCTGGAACTGATGAAGCCTGCCTGATAGAGATCCTCTCCTCCCGCTCCAATGCTGAAATCAAGGAGATAAACCGCATTTACAAACAAG AATACAAGAAGACACTGGAGGATGCCATTACTGGAGATACCTCAGGCCACTTCCGCAGACTCCTGGTCTCCCTCGCCCAG GGTAACCGTGACGAACGAGAACATGTTGATGTCTCTGTGGCAAAACAAGACGCTCAG GCCCTGTATTCTGCTGGAGAGAATAAGCTGGGAACAGATGAATCCAAATTCAATGCAATTTTGTGTGCCAGGAGCAAATCCCACCTCAGAGCCG tgttccTTGAGTACCAGCACATGTGTGGCAGAGATATTGAGAAGAGCATCAACAGGGAGATGTCTGGAGACCTTGAGAGTGGCATGTTGGCAGTCg TGAAGTGTATTAAGAACACGTCCGCCTACTTTGCTGAGCGGCTTTACAAGGCCATGAAG GGAGCTGGAACCAAAGACAAAACCCTGATCCGGATCATGGTTACCCGCTCTGAGGTTGACATGCTGGATATTCGCCAGGAATATATTAAAAACTACGGCAAGTCGctgtacacacacatctct GGAGACACATCAGGAGACTACAAGAAGCTCCTACTGAAGTTCTGCGGCGGCAGTGACTGA